The Gemmatimonadaceae bacterium genome window below encodes:
- a CDS encoding electron-transfer flavoprotein:ubiquinone oxidoreductase, protein MTSSARSLPIVPGQYQPALPTDRFIIAEAPDAEHVPMDVVFVGGGPAGLAGAIELARLARADAEVGGSLGEIQIAVLEKAGALGEHCLSGAVVNPVAFRALFPDMADGDFPFRAKVSGERVYFLTGSRAIRLPTPPTMRNHGNYVGSICEMVRWLGERAEAAGVNIFTGFPVASLLVEHERVIGVRTTPSGLERDGTRGPAYTPPTDLTARVTVLAEGTRGPLTQAYCRWRGIGSANPPLFALGVKELWEAARPLDAVVHTLGWPLPTDAFGGTFMYPLGGNQIAVGVVVGLDYRQASLDAHELLQRLKLHPLFRSYLQGGEMVEWGAKTIPEGGYWALPERRYGDGLLVTGDAAGFVEVASLKGIHYAMQSGIFAARAIFDALKKQDTSAAALAPYDQMVKDSYITRDLYERRNMRLAFQHGGLYGGGIKAGLMTATRGAFPGGRIASERDADVARTSDGVAHVQPDGKLTFSKLDAVFRSGNATRDDIPSHLIVGQNVPPAVADFYAHLCPAGVYERDGDRLVVSPANCVDCKATDDVGPRWTPREGGSGAKYRSM, encoded by the coding sequence ATGACGTCATCCGCTCGTTCGCTGCCCATTGTGCCCGGCCAGTACCAGCCTGCGCTGCCGACGGATCGGTTCATCATCGCCGAAGCGCCCGATGCCGAGCACGTGCCGATGGACGTGGTGTTCGTGGGAGGCGGCCCGGCGGGGCTGGCGGGGGCGATCGAGCTGGCGCGTCTGGCGCGCGCCGATGCGGAGGTGGGGGGTTCGTTAGGCGAGATCCAGATCGCGGTGCTGGAGAAGGCGGGCGCGCTGGGCGAGCACTGCCTGTCGGGCGCGGTGGTGAACCCGGTGGCGTTCCGCGCACTGTTCCCGGACATGGCGGACGGCGACTTCCCGTTCCGCGCCAAGGTGTCGGGCGAGCGCGTCTACTTTCTGACGGGGTCTCGCGCGATCCGTCTGCCGACGCCGCCGACGATGCGCAACCACGGCAACTACGTGGGCTCGATCTGCGAGATGGTCCGTTGGTTGGGCGAGCGGGCCGAAGCGGCGGGCGTGAACATCTTCACCGGATTTCCGGTGGCGTCGCTGCTGGTAGAGCACGAGCGCGTGATCGGCGTACGGACCACTCCGTCCGGTCTGGAGCGGGATGGGACGCGCGGGCCGGCGTACACGCCGCCGACCGATCTCACGGCGCGGGTGACGGTGCTGGCGGAAGGGACGCGCGGGCCGTTGACGCAAGCGTACTGCCGCTGGCGCGGCATCGGCTCGGCCAACCCGCCGCTGTTTGCGTTAGGCGTGAAGGAGCTGTGGGAGGCCGCGCGCCCGCTCGATGCGGTGGTCCACACGCTGGGATGGCCGCTGCCCACCGACGCGTTCGGCGGCACGTTCATGTACCCGTTAGGCGGCAACCAGATCGCGGTGGGCGTGGTGGTCGGCCTCGACTATCGCCAGGCGTCCCTCGATGCGCACGAGCTGCTCCAGCGCCTCAAGCTGCACCCGCTGTTTCGCTCGTATCTGCAGGGCGGCGAGATGGTCGAGTGGGGCGCCAAGACGATTCCGGAAGGCGGATACTGGGCGCTTCCGGAGCGGCGCTACGGCGACGGCCTGCTCGTGACTGGCGACGCCGCGGGGTTCGTCGAAGTCGCATCGCTCAAAGGGATCCACTACGCCATGCAGTCCGGCATTTTCGCGGCACGGGCGATCTTCGACGCGCTCAAGAAGCAAGACACGTCTGCGGCGGCGCTCGCGCCGTACGACCAGATGGTAAAGGACAGCTACATCACGCGCGACCTGTACGAGCGGCGCAACATGCGCCTGGCGTTCCAGCACGGCGGTCTGTACGGCGGCGGCATCAAAGCGGGGCTCATGACCGCGACGCGCGGCGCGTTTCCCGGCGGCCGCATCGCGTCGGAGCGGGATGCAGACGTCGCGCGCACATCGGACGGAGTGGCGCACGTGCAACCGGATGGCAAGCTCACGTTCTCGAAGCTCGATGCGGTCTTCCGGTCGGGGAACGCGACGCGCGACGACATTCCGTCGCATCTGATCGTTGGGCAGAACGTCCCGCCGGCAGTGGCGGATTTTTACGCGCATTTGTGTCCGGCAGGAGTCTACGAGCGCGACGGCGACCGGTTGGTCGTGAGTCCGGCCAACTGCGTGGACTGCAAGGCGACCGATGACGTCGGGCCGCGCTGGACGCCGCGCGAAGGCGGCAGCGGAGCAAAGTACCGCAGCATGTGA
- a CDS encoding electron transfer flavoprotein subunit alpha/FixB family protein: MANTFAFVESLSGALRRVGLEAVTAARRLADATGGGEVHALVMGAPGILATAEVIGAHGADVVEVVEHAGLALYSPEVVAATAAARIGDGSYRAAFFSASAQGKDLAPRVAAKLGASLGADVTAFEASGDAIVVRHPVNTGKVIATLSITGTPVLLSLRPGAVTAERAPRTARVATIAPAIDPAAARVVPKELLAGNTAKLDLGEAPVIVSGGRGLRAPENFKLVEDLAAAFGNAAVGATRAVTDDGWRPHTDQIGQTGRLVSPDLYIACGISGAIQHLAGMRTSKTIVAINKDREAPIFKIADYGVVGDVLQILPVLTEAVRKAKQSH, from the coding sequence ATGGCGAACACGTTCGCGTTCGTGGAGTCGCTGAGCGGGGCGCTGCGCCGCGTTGGGCTCGAGGCAGTGACCGCTGCGCGCCGGCTGGCCGATGCGACCGGCGGCGGGGAAGTGCACGCGTTAGTCATGGGCGCGCCCGGGATTTTGGCGACCGCCGAGGTGATCGGCGCGCACGGGGCGGACGTGGTGGAGGTGGTGGAGCACGCCGGCCTGGCGCTGTACTCGCCGGAAGTAGTGGCGGCGACGGCTGCGGCGCGCATCGGCGACGGGTCGTATCGCGCGGCGTTTTTCAGCGCGTCGGCGCAAGGCAAGGATCTGGCGCCGCGCGTCGCGGCGAAGCTGGGTGCGAGCCTGGGCGCCGACGTCACGGCCTTCGAAGCGTCGGGCGACGCGATTGTCGTTAGGCACCCGGTGAACACGGGCAAGGTGATCGCGACGCTCTCGATCACCGGCACGCCGGTGCTGCTGTCGCTGAGGCCGGGAGCGGTGACGGCGGAGCGGGCGCCGCGGACGGCGCGCGTCGCGACGATCGCGCCGGCCATCGATCCGGCCGCGGCACGCGTGGTGCCCAAGGAATTGTTGGCGGGCAATACGGCGAAGCTGGATTTAGGCGAAGCGCCTGTAATCGTGAGCGGCGGCCGCGGGCTGCGCGCGCCGGAAAACTTCAAGCTGGTGGAAGATCTCGCGGCGGCGTTCGGAAACGCCGCGGTGGGTGCGACCCGCGCGGTGACCGATGACGGTTGGCGGCCGCACACGGATCAGATCGGGCAGACCGGCCGCCTGGTGAGTCCGGATCTGTACATTGCGTGCGGAATTTCGGGTGCGATTCAGCACCTTGCCGGCATGCGGACGTCCAAGACCATCGTCGCGATCAACAAGGATCGGGAAGCGCCGATCTTCAAGATCGCGGACTACGGCGTGGTGGGTGACGTGCTCCAGATTCTGCCGGTACTCACGGAAGCCGTTCGCAAGGCAAAACAATCGCACTGA